CCCCCTGCTTCCCCGTGAGGCCTGTTGCCTGGCAAGTCCTGAAGAACCCTTCGATCTTCTCATTGATACCGCCTACTGGCTGTATCATGCCCATCTGGTTGACCGAACCTGTCACGGCAATTTCCTGCCGTATCGGAAGTTCCCCGATTGCAGAGAGCAGGGCATATAATTCAGAGGAAGAGGCGCTGTCTCCATCGACTTCTGCATAGGACTGTTCGAAAGCAATCCCTGCATAGATGGAAAGCGGAAAGGTCCTTGCATAGTGCTTGCGCAGATAACCCTCAAGGATAAGCAGTCCCTTGTCATGGATTTCCCCGCTCAGCCCGGCCTCATGTTCAATGTTGACGATTCCTTCATTCCCCGGTGCGACAGTTGCAGAAATTACCGTTGGGGTTCCAAAAGAAGCCGCACCACGGTCCATGACAGCCAAACCGTTAACTACTCCGGTTTTGGAACCGGTAAGGCTGATAATCATTTCGCCATTGAGAATTTCATCATTGATGCGGCTTTCCGAGATTCCGCTTATGTAACTGCGTTCGTCGTTGGCTTTGAGGATCATTGCGCCGTCTATGGAATCCTTGCCTGCTGCCCTTGCCCAGTAATCTGCCTCGATAAGGACATCGAATAACTGGGAGAACTGGGTTGCCAGTTCGTTTCTTGATTCCGAGAACCAGGCACTGTAACGCAGCATCTGGCTGAGGGCGTCATCGCTGAGTGGAAGGAGATTGTTTTTCTCGGCATATCTGGTCAATACGGAAATCGTCTTGGCAATGTTTTCCGCAGTAGCTGCCATCGAGTAATCAAACTGTGCCGAAATCTTGAAGAGTCCCAGAAACCGTTCATCATGTTCAGTCAGGGTGTCGAAGGTATCCTCGCTTCCAATAAGTATCACTTTAACACTGATAGGGGCCATCTGTGGTCGGATACCGCCGCTTCGCATCTCTCCTTTGGGGAAACATTTGCCTTCAAGGGCCAATGCGTTGGAGTCTAGATAACGCTTGAGGGCATCCCAGAGGCCGGTTTCAGCCAATAATTCCTCGGCATTTATGACAATGAAGCCTCCTGCAGCTTCAAGAAGCGATCCTGCATGGAGCGCAAGGTGATAGTTGCTTTGGTGGGCATCCACAGAGCCGAAGAGATTGGAGAAGGTCGGGTGAGACTCGATTACCAATGGCCTGAGGGTGGTGTCAGCATGGTTGACCAGCAGATTTACCCTATAGCGTCCAGTGATCGGGTCTTTCAGGATTTTTTCCTCATTGAGCGTATTGATGCGTGGTTCCTGCCTGATAAGGTCATCTTTCAGGTGCTTGAGGAACACGACAATCTGTTTGTCCTGAAACTGTTTTTCTAGGCTTTCTACCAGTTTGGAGGACGCTTCAAGGAAATTTGTCTTCTCTACGGCAAGCTGGACAAGTTTCCGGGAGAAAATTTCCATTGCATCGGCAAATTCCTGCCCTTTTCCAGGTGAGAAGGTCAAGGCAAGAGGGCTGTCGCTTTGGGTGAAGTTACAGACGTAGGCAATATCTTTTACATGGGAGATATCCATACGTGCCTTTTCAGCCATCTGTTTGACAGCCTCCAATCTTCCGCTTCCTGTGTTTCCGCTTACAAATATGTTATATCCGGCTTTTTCAAGGGCAAATCCCATAGCAAGGGAACGTATAGCCCTCGGTTGTCCGATGATGCCTTCATCGGAAACATTCTTGCGGCATTCATGTATCATTTCGAGATCAAAGTCAAAGCAGGCTTCTTCGTAGGGAAGTTCTTTGACGGTTGTTACCATTGCAGTCATGACCGAACTATAGGTGGTGGAACAAATGGTGTCAACTCTTTATACTGCAACCATGAAACGTGATGTATTGATAAACTATCTTGACCAGTATCTGGATATTGCCTCCTTTGCCCCTATCGATCGTTCTTCGAATGGATTGGTTGTCGGGGGCCCTGACAGGGAAGTAAAGCGCGTGGCGTTTGCCGTTGATGCATGTCAGAAGACCTTTGACCTTGCCATTGAGGCCAAATCCGATCTGCTTATCGTGCACCATGGCCTTTTCTGGGGTTCCCCCCTTCCTATAACAAAGAGCCATTATAACAGGGTCAAAACATTACTTGACAATCATTTGGACCTTTATGCAGCCCATCTGCCCCTTGATGCCCACAGTGAAGTCGGGAACAATGCGGTAATGGCCCGTTTGCTTGGCTTGCTGCAGATTGAGCCTTTTGCCTTATACAAAGGAAAGACCCTTGGGTTCAAGGGTGTCTCTGCCGTTTCCCTAGACCCTGCCTCCATCGCAAAGACCTTGGGATTCTTGAATCCCATTATCCTTCCGTTCGGAAAACAGGAGATAAGGACAATCGGTATCGTAAGCGGTGGGGCAAGCGATGATGTCTATGCAGCGCTGGATGAGGGGCTTGACTGCTTCATTACAGGCGAATGTGAACATCAGGTGTATAACGATTGCCTGGAAAACAAGATTACCCTCATTGCCGGTGGCCATTATCTCAGTGAGGTGTTCGGGGTGCAGGAACTTGCAGGACACCTGAAAAAGAACTTTGGCCTGGAAACTGTCTTTGTTGCTAACCCAACGGGTCTGTAGTATATTGCCGTTATGGATACTAAACCCCGAAACAGATTTCTTCCGTTATTCTTAACCTTGCTGGTGCTTGCAGCTGACCAGCTTACAAAGGCTTGGATTGTCACCCATATTGCTGAAAACACCATTGGATATACGTTTTTCGGGGATTTCCTGTATATAGTGCATGTCCGCAATACGGCAATAGCTTTCAGTATGGGGCTTGGTTTGCCTATACTTGTAAAGTTGCTGGGATTCATCATCTTTCCTGTATTTCTTCTCATTGGCGTTGCCTATGTCTTTTTTTCGAATAAGTATAGCCTTTCCCCCTTGCAACGATGGGTTCTTGCCTTGTTCCTTGGTGGTGGGATGGGTAATCTTACCGACCGTATATTCCGTTCTTTCAGGGTGGTTGATTTTATTTCAGTCAACACCTATGGTTTTCTAGGGTTTGACCGTTGGCCGACCTGGAATATTGCCGATGCCTCTTTGGTGGTAAGCGGAATTCTCCTTGCCCTTACTTTACTATTCCCCCCGAAGGGAGAAAAGGAAACAACCGATGTCTAAGAAATCCAATACTGTCTGGTTTATGCTTGCAGCCACTATCCTGAATATAGTGATCATGCTCCTTCTCTTTGTAATCTGTTTTATATTGATTACACGCTTTGTCGACCCGAATAGCAACTTTGTTCCCCTTTGGCTTGGTTTGTCTTTTTTGGTAAGTATCGGAGGGAGTTTCTGGTTGTATTCGATTGTTATCAAATGGATGACAAAAAAATTCCAGCTTGAGGATAAATTGGCCCCACTGGTATCCAAACGGAAAAAAAACCCTCGACGTGAGGACTGACGATGAATCTTCCCTCGGTTTCTTCTTTTTCCAAAATCTCTTGGTTTCCCTTCAGTGATGAACCGGTTCTCCGAAGTCTCTGGTACCTTGGTCGCCTTTGCGATCCTTGTTTTCTGTTTCCCGACCAGGGGCCTGATGGGAAATGGCATCTCTTTGCCCATACCTGGGTAGGCCTTGAGCATTTCACCAGTGAAAATGGCATTTCCTGGGAACCTCGGAAAATGATTGAGATGAGAGGGCACTCTCCCTTTGTTTTTTATCAGGATGGTGTCTGGTATCTGTTATATGAGAAACACGATTCTTCCCTTCCTGCCCTGAGAAAGGGGCATGTGAGAAGAAGGGACTTTGAAAAAATAAGTTCAAGTCGCTTTGAATTGCGTTCCTCAACCGATCTCATTCTCTTTAGTGAACCAAAAATCATCCTTGACAGCAAGGATGTTCCGTTTGCCTCCTATCGGCTTGATAAACCCAGAATTTCCCGTCCCCAGCTTTTTAAGACAGATGAAGGGTATAGCCTGTATTTTGGAGCTTCCCATACGGTTCTTGAGGATTCCAGACAAAAAGCCTCAACCTATTTTGCCTTGGCAACGGCCGATACCCTGGAAGGGCCTTACATCCTTGCAAATGAAGGAAAGCCCCTGCTCAAGCCGGATGCGAATGACAAGTACAGGAATATGGCCTGTGGTAGCATTAAGGTCGTGCAGGCAAGCGATGGTTTTGCCGCTTTCGAATGTGCGATGCGCTGGGACAAAAAGAAGGGGAAGACTACCTCGATTCTCCTTCAGTTGGAAAGTTCCGATGGGATTTCCTGGAAAACATCTTTCAGGGCAGAAATCCTTCCCACCCCTGAGAGAGGGTGGGCTAGCAGGTATGTGGTAAGTTGTGATGCAAGGTACAAGAGCGATGAACAATGCTGGTATTGCTATTATTCAGCCAATGAGAAAAAAGGGTTTTTCCCGGTGAGGGAGTCCATAGGACTCCTGTTGGGAAAAGACCCCTCCCTCAGAAAAGTCTTTATCTGATTTTCTTCATTCAGGTCGTTTCTGCCAGGTGGTCATTCCTTCCCATACTGTTGTTTTGCTCAGGTCCTTTTCAGTCCTCACAATCTTATGAAATAGGACTGGGGTTTCTGATTGGAAGGCTTCGGCATCCAAGCTTCCCGTATATACGGTAATAGTATCCCCTGCGAATGTCTGTCTGATCCAGGATACATCTATATCCGACACTTTTACCCGGTTCCTGAATGCATCGGGAAGTGATTCCATCGCCCAGTTCAGATAGGAAATATTGTTTATATGCTGGTTGCTGTCAGAATCGAGATACTGGATGGTTGGCTTGTAGACTGACAAGGTCGTGCAACCGGATTCTTCATAGGTAGGTCTTCGTTTTAAATCGACATCAAGGTTGTA
The sequence above is a segment of the Sphaerochaeta pleomorpha str. Grapes genome. Coding sequences within it:
- a CDS encoding Nif3-like dinuclear metal center hexameric protein; this translates as MKRDVLINYLDQYLDIASFAPIDRSSNGLVVGGPDREVKRVAFAVDACQKTFDLAIEAKSDLLIVHHGLFWGSPLPITKSHYNRVKTLLDNHLDLYAAHLPLDAHSEVGNNAVMARLLGLLQIEPFALYKGKTLGFKGVSAVSLDPASIAKTLGFLNPIILPFGKQEIRTIGIVSGGASDDVYAALDEGLDCFITGECEHQVYNDCLENKITLIAGGHYLSEVFGVQELAGHLKKNFGLETVFVANPTGL
- a CDS encoding Lon protease family protein → MTAMVTTVKELPYEEACFDFDLEMIHECRKNVSDEGIIGQPRAIRSLAMGFALEKAGYNIFVSGNTGSGRLEAVKQMAEKARMDISHVKDIAYVCNFTQSDSPLALTFSPGKGQEFADAMEIFSRKLVQLAVEKTNFLEASSKLVESLEKQFQDKQIVVFLKHLKDDLIRQEPRINTLNEEKILKDPITGRYRVNLLVNHADTTLRPLVIESHPTFSNLFGSVDAHQSNYHLALHAGSLLEAAGGFIVINAEELLAETGLWDALKRYLDSNALALEGKCFPKGEMRSGGIRPQMAPISVKVILIGSEDTFDTLTEHDERFLGLFKISAQFDYSMAATAENIAKTISVLTRYAEKNNLLPLSDDALSQMLRYSAWFSESRNELATQFSQLFDVLIEADYWARAAGKDSIDGAMILKANDERSYISGISESRINDEILNGEMIISLTGSKTGVVNGLAVMDRGAASFGTPTVISATVAPGNEGIVNIEHEAGLSGEIHDKGLLILEGYLRKHYARTFPLSIYAGIAFEQSYAEVDGDSASSSELYALLSAIGELPIRQEIAVTGSVNQMGMIQPVGGINEKIEGFFRTCQATGLTGKQGVIIPYQNVKNLILPYEILDAIKNHTFHIYPIKTIDEGMQVLSGRPPGKRNTKGNFTPDNFNYSIEDRLRKMYQAVVATRG
- the lspA gene encoding signal peptidase II, encoding MDTKPRNRFLPLFLTLLVLAADQLTKAWIVTHIAENTIGYTFFGDFLYIVHVRNTAIAFSMGLGLPILVKLLGFIIFPVFLLIGVAYVFFSNKYSLSPLQRWVLALFLGGGMGNLTDRIFRSFRVVDFISVNTYGFLGFDRWPTWNIADASLVVSGILLALTLLFPPKGEKETTDV